In the genome of Hydra vulgaris chromosome 06, alternate assembly HydraT2T_AEP, the window atatatatatatatatatatatatatatatatatatatatatatatatatatatataacaataagtatttattaaatatatatatatatatatatcatgctTTTAGAGCACAGAACTTTTAATACAGTTATCTTAAACTATACACATGCTTTTCATAACCAGTTAATGGTTTTTACCTTAGTGAATAATTCCATGCATTCacttaattcaatttaaaaataatatattttttttaaaaactatggacCTGGCACTTAAAATGTATATACCTGTTGTCTgaagtatatttataatagtaataataattgtaataataatagtaataatagtaacaataataataatgataataataataataataataataataataataaaactgtttcTGAACGAGATCATGGTGTACAAATTACGAATATTAAATTGGATAGATCACTCGAAACTTGTTTCAACCAAAGCAAACTTCGTGCTTGAGTCTCTGAGGCGGTTATTTAAAACATGGAAtatagaaacaattttaatactttgttgTTCCATTGTCCATCCTCATCTAGAGTATTCGTCCTCAATTTAGAATCCATACCACCAATCAGACATCAAACTAATTGAAAAGGTGCATAGACGAGCTACGAAGCTGGTTCCTGAACTAAAGAACATGACATATCAAGAGAGActtacaaaaattgatttaacaaCATCAGAAGAAAGCAATTTAACAACATCAGAAGAAAACAATTGCAAGCTCAATTGCTTTAGAAGGACCAGCAAGTGGAATAAGGAGTTACCCTCATCGTATTTCTAAGCAAGTAACTAAGAACTGTGTTCAAAGagaaaatttcttttcaaatagAATTGTGCCTATCTGGAATCAGCTACCGATAAAATTTGTCAATGCCTCGTCAGTTAACTGCTTTAAGAACCTTTATGACAAGCACTAAAAAGTGCAACGGCTGCTTTAACCAAGCAAACTGGTTTACTAGAATCTACTTCTAGTGCAgcctaaattttattattattatcattattattattatattattattaacaataataataatgtatatatatatatatatatatatatatatatatatatatatatatatatatatatatatatatatatatatatatatatatatatatatatataatatatatatatatatatgtatatacatacatatatatatatatatatatatatatatatatatatatatatatatatatatatatatatatatatatatatatatatatatatatatatatatatacacacactggATTTGAATATGACAAGAAAGTCAAACTATTGAAGAttgacatttatatatatatatatatatatatatatatatatatatatatatatatatatatatatatatatatatatatatatatatatatatacacactggATTGGAATATGACAAAAAAGTCAAACTATTGAAGATtgacattaatatatatatatatatatatatatatatatatatatatatatatatatatatatatatatatatatattaatgtcaATCTTCAAtagtttcaatatatatatatatatatatatatatatatatatatatatatatatatatatatatatattaatgtcaATCTTCAATAGTTTGACTTTCTTGTAATATTCAAGTCCAGTGTATAAGTGTACAGCAGTAATgatgtagtggtagagcactcgCTTTATAAGTGAGAATTTTCAATGCCAACCACGTCCCTGTTACTACTGTGCTTAACTTGTTTTTCTACATAGTGGCCTTGTTCAACTAGGTAGAGAGAGAGTTgtacaacaataaataaaaaaaataataaataagtagcCCCTCAATCGTATTAACCCTTAGGAATGTGAATTCAGTTAAAATTGTATTCCTATTTAACCATATAATTACAGAAAGGAAGCACAAGACCACTTTGTGGAGTAAAAGTTTAGCATGGTAATTCAagggtttaaattttatacatctCACTTTCAAATCACGTAACTTTTATACTGTtgcgtatttttaaaatttaattactgattttgtaaattatagTAAACACACTGATATCATATTGATCACAACAATGCCAAATAATGATCCAATGTATAGTGCCTTACAAATCAATATTCCACCGGAATTGCCTGAAATACTAAAACAGTTTACAAAAGCTGCTATTCGTACCCAACCTAAAGATCTTTTACAggtataaatttttgatatcatattttttcgtttttatgtttaattagtTCTTTTTTCTAGTATTGTAGTTTTTTATCcaatattttaactttagtgATTTTTCTGTTTAGTGGTCTGCAGCATATTTTCTTGCACTTTCTAAAGGTGAAAGACCTCCTGTTAAAGAACGACTTGATTTTCAGCTGGGTCAAGTTAGtgaaaaaacacttactaaagaAGCAATTATTGTTCTACATAGGCAGTTAGGACATAAACCTATAGTTGAACTTTCAAAGGTTGAAGAAAAATGGAATGCACTTTGTTTATCAGATGAAgatctgaaaaatattttgcgcGTGGGTAGTTTCGCAGAGGAGTTTGAATGGTTGAAGTTTCTTGCATTATCATGTAGTCATGTATCTAAATCAATTACAGAGGCGTTAACGTTAATTTGTGAAGTCATTACAAAGGATCTGGAGGGTGGGAGAGCAAGAATAGAGTTTGAAACTTtcaaatatctttataaatatcttgCAGTTATTGATGGAGACATACCGCTATCACATGTGACTAAGGTCTTAGAACACCTTGATTTTGATGTCAAGCAGCAAAGTGGTATGATTGCTCCTCGTAATTTTACCAGTAGTTCTTGCCCTCTCTTATACACAGAGAAACcttaaatttatgaatttttttaaacatttgaggTGTATTTAATTTTCAGGATTATATAGTGATCATGttgttatacataaaaattgcccttttcattattttaaaatgtttttgaaagttacatacatacatacatacatacatacatacatacatacatacatacatacatacatacatacatacatacatacatacatacatacatacatatatatatatatctctaagtttttattatatatatatatatatatatatatatatatatatatatatatacccaaactgtatataataat includes:
- the LOC100198973 gene encoding ropporin-1-like protein; translation: MPNNDPMYSALQINIPPELPEILKQFTKAAIRTQPKDLLQWSAAYFLALSKGERPPVKERLDFQLGQVSEKTLTKEAIIVLHRQLGHKPIVELSKVEEKWNALCLSDEDLKNILRVGSFAEEFEWLKFLALSCSHVSKSITEALTLICEVITKDLEGGRARIEFETFKYLYKYLAVIDGDIPLSHVTKVLEHLDFDVKQQSGMIAPRNFTSSSCPLLYTEKP